The Amycolatopsis methanolica 239 nucleotide sequence TCACGCCGTACATGCCGATCCCCGGCGAGGCACGCAGCCCGGCGATGGAGGCGACGTTGACGACCGAGCCGCCGTGCTCGCCCATCCACGCGTCGCGCGCGTGGCGCATCCAGGCCAGCGGCGCGAGCACGTTGACGGCGAGGATCTTCGCGGCGGCCGCGGGGTCGATGTCCAGCACCGGGCCGTAGACCGGGTTGATTCCGGTGTTGTTGACCAGCATGTCCAGCCGCCCGAAGGTCTCGACCGTCTTCGCGACCGCCTCCTCCTGGTGCGCCGCGTCGTCGGCCTTGCCGGGCACCGCGATCGCCACGCCCGGCCCGCCCAGCTCGTTCACCGCGTCGGCGAGCGGCTCGGGCTTGCGGGCGGTGATGCACACCCGCGCGCCGCGCTGCACCAGCTCGCGGGCGATGCCGAGGCCGATGCCCCGGCTCGCCCCGGTGACGATCGCGACGCGGTCCTTGAACGAGTTCACCATCGGGCTCCTGTCTCCTGTCCACCTTGACTAAGCGCTCGCTTACAATGGGAACGGCCGGACCGCCGTGTCAAGTCTCCCGCCAGGCGGTTCCTTACTGGGAGGATTCCGCCATGACGATCTCGCTGTCCGCCGAACTCTGGCCGGAAGTGCAGCCGGACGCGGCACGGCGGCTGATGCTGGCCGGTGTCGAGTCCTTCGCCCGCCGCGGCTACCACGCGACCACGACACGAGACATCGCGAGCGCGGCAGGCATGAGCCCGGCGGCGCTGTACGTGCACTTCCCGTCGAAGGCCGCGCTGCTGTTCGCGATCAGCAAGAGCGGGCACCAGCAGACGCTCGACCTGGTCGAGGACGTCGCCAAGCGCGCCGACGAGCCGAGGGAGCGGATGCGCCGCATCGTCGCCGACTTCGTGGCCTGGCACGCGCGGCGGCACACCGTGGCACGCGTCGTGCAGTACGAGCTGCAGGCGCTGCCCGAGCAGGAGTACCAGGTGGTGGCCGACCTGCGGCGCCGCATCGAGCACCTCGTGCGCGGCGTGATCGAGGACGGCGTCGCGCAGGGGCAGTTCGTGGTCGCCGACGTCAAGACCGCCGCGCGAGCGGTCCTGTCGCTCGGCGTCGACGTGGCGCGCTGGTACAGCGAGCGCACCGGGAAGACGCCCAAGGCGCTCGGCCGCGAGTACGCGGACCTCACCCTGCGCATGCTCGGCGCGCAACCCTGACAGCGACGGTGCCACGACGGCCACCGTACCCCACATACTAAGCGGTCGGTAACGTCGGCGCAGCGCACCTCCTCCCGGGTGGCCTCCGCGACCACAGCACTTGCCGGCCGCGAGCCTGACGGTGGGCGCGCTTCCTCGCTACCGTCACGGCATGAGCGAAATCCGCCCGTTCCACCTCGACGTCCCGCAGTCCCAGCTCGACGACCTGCACGCGCGCATCGACCTGACCCGCTGGCCCGACGAGCTGCCGGGCGTGGGCTGGAGCTACGGCATCCCGCTCGGCTACGTCCAGGAACTGACCCGGTACTGGCGCACGAGCTACGACTGGCGCGCGCACGAGAAGCTGCTCAACGAGCTGGGCCAGTTCACCACGGAGATCGACGGCCAGCGCATCTACTTCCTGCACGTCCGCGCGGCCGACGACGACGCGCTGCCGCTGATCCTCACGCACGGCTGGCCCGGCTCGGTCGTGGAGTTCCTGCCGGTGCTCGAGGCGCTGTCGGCGCGGCACCACCTGGTCATCCCGGCCATCCCCGGCTACGGCTTCTCCGGCCCGACCACCGACACCGGCTGGGACGTGCCGCGCATCGCCCGCGCGTTCGCCGAGCTGATGCGCCGCCTCGGCTACGACCGCTACGGCGCGCAGGGCGGCGACTGGGGCTCGGTGATCTCGCGTCAGCTGGGGGTCGACGACGCCGCCCACGTCGCCGGGGTGCACGTCAACATGCTCGGCACCGCCCCCTCCGGCAACCCCGCCGAGCTGGACGAGCTGTCGCTGGCCGACAAGGAGCGGCTGGGACGGCGCGAGCGCTATCAGCGCGAGCTGTCCGGCTACATGAAACTCCAGTCGACGCGCCCGCAGACCCTGGCCTACGCGCTGCACGACTCCCCCGTCGGCCAGCTCGCCTGGATCGTCGAGCGGTTCCAGGAGTGGACCGATTCGAACGGCACCCCGGAGGACGCCGTCGACCGGGACCTGATGCTGACCAACGTGATGATCTACTGGCTGACCGGAACGGCCGGGTCGTCGGCGCGGCTGTACCGCGAGTCGGCCCGCAGCTGGGGCAGGCAACCCGGGCTCGACGTGCCGATGGGCGTCGCGGTGTTCCCGCACGACATCGTGCTTCCCGTACGCCGCCTCGCCGAGCGCGACAACAACATCGTGCGCTGGACGGAGTTCGACCGGGGCGGGCACTTCGCGGCGATGGAGGAACCCGACCTCTTCGCCGAAGACGTCCTGGCGTTCTTCGCTTCACTCTAGAGTGAGCGCATGCTGAAACCCGATCCCGGCCGGCTGCTCGCCGTCGCCCGCGAAGAGGCTCTGCTCGGCAAGTCCGAGGGTGGGGTGCCGATCGGCGCGGCGTTGTTCACTGTGGACGGTGAGCTGCTCGGCCGGGGCCACAACCGGCGGGTCCAGGACGACGACCCGTCGATGCACGCCGAAACCGCGGCCTTCCGCAACGCGGGCAGGCGCCCGCACTACCGCGACACGGTGATGGTGACCACCCTCTCCCCCTGCTGGTATTGCAGCGGCCTGGTGCGGCAGTTCAGCATCTCTCACGTGGTGATCGGCGAGGCCCGCACCTTCTCCGGTGGCCACGACTGGCTGGCCGGGCTGGGTGTCGGCATCACGATCCTCGACGACCCCGCGTGCGTCACGCTGATGACGGAGTTCATCGAAGAGCGCCCGGATCTGTGGTTCGAGGACATTGGGGTCGAAACTTCCTGAGGAGCTGCCATGTCACCGTCCGTTCCGCTGATCGATCTGACGTCCTGGTTCGACGGGACCGGCCGCGAACGGGTGGCCGACGAGGTGGACCGCGCGCTGCGGGAGTCCGGCTTCCTGCTGATCACCGGGCACGGTGTGCCGGACGAGGTGCGCGCGCGGGCGCGGGAGTTCTTCGCGCTGCCCGCCGAGGTGAAGCGGCGGTACGCGGTGACGGTCGGCGGGCACGGCTGGCTGCCGCCGGGGGGTGGAGGCCAACGGGTACGCCGAGGGCGCCGAAACCCCGCCGGACCTCAAGGAGTCCTACTCGGCAGGCGCGGACGCCGCGGTCGGCGTGCCGGAGGTCGACGAGTTCTGGTTCCAGCCCAACGTGTGGCCGTCGGAGGTCCCGGAGTTCGCGGCCGCGTCACGCGCGTATATGACGCGGATGCGGGAGCTGTCGGACGAGCTGCTGACGGTGTTCGCGGCCGCGCTCGGCCTGGCGCCGGACCACTTCACCCGGCACACCGGGCACCCGACCTACACGTTCAACATCAACTGGTACCCGGCGCTGAACCGGGTCGGCGCGCCGGAGCCGGGGCAGTTCCGGATCGGGCCGCACACCGACTTCGGCACGGTGACGGTGCTGGACCGGCAGGCCCGGGTCGGCGGGCTGCAGGTCCGCACCAGTGACGGCGAGTGGGTGGACGCGCCGTTCGACCCGGCGGCGTTCACGGTGAACATCGGGGGCCTGATGGCCCGCTGGACGGGCGACCGGTGGCGCTCGACGCGGCACCGGGTGCTGCCGCCGTCGGCGGACGCGCCGGACGAGGACCTGGTGTCGCTCATCTTCTTCTACGAGACCGACCACGACGCGCGGATCGCCTCGCTCGCGCCGCCGCTGGGCCGCACGGCGTACCCGGAGGTCGTGGCGTCGGAGTACCTGCCCGGCAAGCTCGACGCGATCACCGTGGCCCCCTGACCCGAGCCCCCTGACCCCGGCGGGGCCAGGGGGGGGCGCCACGACGTCAGTTGCGGCCGTACTCCCCGCCGCAGTCACAGCAGTTGCCGCAGTTGCAGTTGCCCGGCTTCTCCATGGTGGTGTCCCTTCCGGTCGGAGGTGGTTCGCCGTCCTGGTCGCCGGGCGGTCCGGGATAGTTCCGCCGTTCACCCGATGGTGCAACACGGACGCAACATCGACTGCCTACGGTGCTGCCATGGCGACCACGACAGGGCGGCACACGGGCGAATACGGCGAAAAAGTCGTCGCGGTCGAACCGGGCGGCGTCGAACCGGTGGCGGCAGCCGACCGGCACGGCAGGCCGCGGCAGCTGTTCTGGACCTGGGCCTCGCCCAACCTGGAGTTCGCCACGATCTTCGTCGGCGTGCTGGCGGTGTCGGCGTTCGGGCTGAGTTTCGCACAGGCGGTCATCGCGGTCGCGATCGGCAACGGGCTGGGCGCGGTGTCGCACGGCGTGCTGTCGGCGCGCGGGCCGCGGTTCGGGGTGCCACAGATGGTGTTGAGCCGCCTGCCGTTCGGGTACCGCGGCAACGCGGTGCCCGCCGCGTTGATGTCGGTGACGGCGGGAATCGGCTGGTTCGCGGTCAACAGCGTCAGCGGGGCGTTCGCGCTGAACACGCTGACCGGGATGCCGGTGCTGTTGTGTCTGGTGATCGTGGTGGTGCTGCAGATCGGTATCGCGTTCTTCGGGCACAACCTGGTGCAGGCCTACGAACGCTGGATCTTCGGGGTGCTGGCGGTGGTGTTCGCGATCGGGGCGGTGGTCACGTTCGCGCAGGCGTCGCCGGGCGCGGTCGGCGGAACCGGCGGGGTGGGCGGGTTCCTGCTGACGGTGGGCGCGGCGTTCGGGTACACCGCGGGCTGGAACCCCTACGCGGCGGACTACACGCGGTACCTGCCGGAATCGGTGAGCGGCCGGGCGGTCGGCTGGGCCGCGGGCAGCGGCTTGTTCGTGGCGACGACGGTGCTGACGGCGACGGGCGCGGCGTCGGCCACGCTGGGCGGCGGGGACGGCAGCCCGACGGAGGCATTCACCGGGCACATGCCGGGGTGGCTGTCCGCGCTGACGCTGCTGGCGATCGCGCTCGGGGCGGTGGCCGCGAACGCGCTGACCGTCTACTCCGGAGCGCTCGCGTTCCTCACGCTGGGTGTGGAGCTGCCGCTCGCGTGGCGGCGGGCGATGGTGGCGGTCGCGTTCGGCGTCGTCGGGTTCGTGCTGGCGTGGCTGGGGCTCGCCGACGCCGGGACGGCCTACGAGCACTTCCTGCTGGTGATCGCGTACTGGGTGAGCCCGTGGCTGGGTGTCGTGTTCGCCGATCAGCTGATGCGGCGCGGGCGGGCCGGGCTGGCGCGCCTGCTGCCGGACACCGCGCGGTGGGGCTGGCAGGGGCTGGCGGCGTTCCTGGTCGCGGCGGTGGTGTCGATCGCGTTGTTCGCGAACCAGACGCTGTACGCCGGCCCGGTGCCGCGGGCGGTGCCGGAGGTGGGCGACGTGACGTGCTTCGTCGGGTTCGCGCTGGCGGCCGGGTTGTACGCGGCGGTGGGCCGCCGCTGGGTGCGGGGCTGAGGCTCACCAGCGGTCCCAGTGCAGGACTTCGCGCCGGTCGATGCGCGGCGCGGGCCGGAATTCGGTGCCGAGTGTGAAGGCGAGCGGCACGAGCGCGGCCAGCATGACCTCGTCGTGCGGAACGCCGAGGGCGGCGGCGAGTTCCTTCTCCAGCGGCGCGTGCGCAGTGGTCCAGACCGTTCCGAGGCCGCGGTTGCGCGCGGCGAGCATGAAGCTCCAGACGGCGGGCAGGATCGAGCCCCACGTCATCGCCTGGTCCAGCACCG carries:
- a CDS encoding epoxide hydrolase family protein, yielding MSEIRPFHLDVPQSQLDDLHARIDLTRWPDELPGVGWSYGIPLGYVQELTRYWRTSYDWRAHEKLLNELGQFTTEIDGQRIYFLHVRAADDDALPLILTHGWPGSVVEFLPVLEALSARHHLVIPAIPGYGFSGPTTDTGWDVPRIARAFAELMRRLGYDRYGAQGGDWGSVISRQLGVDDAAHVAGVHVNMLGTAPSGNPAELDELSLADKERLGRRERYQRELSGYMKLQSTRPQTLAYALHDSPVGQLAWIVERFQEWTDSNGTPEDAVDRDLMLTNVMIYWLTGTAGSSARLYRESARSWGRQPGLDVPMGVAVFPHDIVLPVRRLAERDNNIVRWTEFDRGGHFAAMEEPDLFAEDVLAFFASL
- a CDS encoding purine-cytosine permease family protein is translated as MATTTGRHTGEYGEKVVAVEPGGVEPVAAADRHGRPRQLFWTWASPNLEFATIFVGVLAVSAFGLSFAQAVIAVAIGNGLGAVSHGVLSARGPRFGVPQMVLSRLPFGYRGNAVPAALMSVTAGIGWFAVNSVSGAFALNTLTGMPVLLCLVIVVVLQIGIAFFGHNLVQAYERWIFGVLAVVFAIGAVVTFAQASPGAVGGTGGVGGFLLTVGAAFGYTAGWNPYAADYTRYLPESVSGRAVGWAAGSGLFVATTVLTATGAASATLGGGDGSPTEAFTGHMPGWLSALTLLAIALGAVAANALTVYSGALAFLTLGVELPLAWRRAMVAVAFGVVGFVLAWLGLADAGTAYEHFLLVIAYWVSPWLGVVFADQLMRRGRAGLARLLPDTARWGWQGLAAFLVAAVVSIALFANQTLYAGPVPRAVPEVGDVTCFVGFALAAGLYAAVGRRWVRG
- a CDS encoding TetR/AcrR family transcriptional regulator, giving the protein MTISLSAELWPEVQPDAARRLMLAGVESFARRGYHATTTRDIASAAGMSPAALYVHFPSKAALLFAISKSGHQQTLDLVEDVAKRADEPRERMRRIVADFVAWHARRHTVARVVQYELQALPEQEYQVVADLRRRIEHLVRGVIEDGVAQGQFVVADVKTAARAVLSLGVDVARWYSERTGKTPKALGREYADLTLRMLGAQP
- a CDS encoding SDR family oxidoreductase, whose product is MVNSFKDRVAIVTGASRGIGLGIARELVQRGARVCITARKPEPLADAVNELGGPGVAIAVPGKADDAAHQEEAVAKTVETFGRLDMLVNNTGINPVYGPVLDIDPAAAAKILAVNVLAPLAWMRHARDAWMGEHGGSVVNVASIAGLRASPGIGMYGVSKAAVIRLTQELAVELGPKIRVNAVAPAVVKTKFATALYEGREEEVSAAYPMKRLGVPEDIAGAVAFLLSDEAGWLTGQTVVLDGGVTLGGGL
- a CDS encoding isopenicillin N synthase family dioxygenase; this translates as MEANGYAEGAETPPDLKESYSAGADAAVGVPEVDEFWFQPNVWPSEVPEFAAASRAYMTRMRELSDELLTVFAAALGLAPDHFTRHTGHPTYTFNINWYPALNRVGAPEPGQFRIGPHTDFGTVTVLDRQARVGGLQVRTSDGEWVDAPFDPAAFTVNIGGLMARWTGDRWRSTRHRVLPPSADAPDEDLVSLIFFYETDHDARIASLAPPLGRTAYPEVVASEYLPGKLDAITVAP
- a CDS encoding nitroreductase family protein; translation: MPAFVIPSVEGRTDHAPVLDQAMTWGSILPAVWSFMLAARNRGLGTVWTTAHAPLEKELAAALGVPHDEVMLAALVPLAFTLGTEFRPAPRIDRREVLHWDRW
- a CDS encoding nucleoside deaminase, yielding MLKPDPGRLLAVAREEALLGKSEGGVPIGAALFTVDGELLGRGHNRRVQDDDPSMHAETAAFRNAGRRPHYRDTVMVTTLSPCWYCSGLVRQFSISHVVIGEARTFSGGHDWLAGLGVGITILDDPACVTLMTEFIEERPDLWFEDIGVETS